CATGATCCGCCGTTTCACTTCCGGCCCGAACCCTTCGGCCCGGCTGCGGCGATACATCCGCACCAGCGGGTTGTCGAGTTCCTCGGCCTCGGCGTGCTTGCCGGCCAAGACGAGTTCGCGCCGCTCGTCGGCCAACTCCTCGATCATTGCCGCTTCGTCGGTCCGATAGCCGTAATGCACGCCATCGTACCGCGCCAGATTGCTCGAGGCCTCGCTGGGGGCGATGATGTAATACGTCGCCACGCCGTATTTGCCATGCGGCATCGACAACTCGACGACCTTCGCCCCGAGCGATTCATAAACCTGAATCGCCTCGCGCACGGCCGATTCCACTTCGCCATCCAAGCCGGGGCCGAAATGCTCGCGCACCAACCCCAGCCGCAGCCCTTCGAGCGGCACGCGAACTGTTTCGGTGTACGGGGGCACCGGCGTCGGGATCGAAGTCGAATCGTGCGGATCGTGGCCGGCGATCACATCCAAGAGCAGCGCCGCGCCTTCGGCGCTGCGCGCCAGCGGGCCGATCTGGTCCAGGCTGCTGGCGAATGCGACTAGCCCGTAACGGCTCACTCGGCCATAGGTCGGTTTCAAACCCGTGACGCCGCAGAGACCCGCGGGCTGGCGGATCGAGCCGCCAGTGTCGGTGCCGATCGAGAGGGGCGCCATGCCGGCGGCGACGCAGGCCGCCGCCCCGCCGCTGGAGCCGCCGGGAATTCGCTCGAGGTCCCAGGGATTTCGCGTGGGAAAGAAGGCGGAATTCTCGTTCGAGCCCCCCATCGCGAA
The Pirellulales bacterium DNA segment above includes these coding regions:
- a CDS encoding amidase family protein, with translation MSLIQSSATELLARLNAGDVTSVDVTRAYLEEIARWDPLVKAFLRSDAEAALAQAADVDRRRREKKLVGRLGGLPVAVKDLLCAKGELTTCGSRMLENFRPPYDATVVAKLRAADAVFIGRTNLDEFAMGGSNENSAFFPTRNPWDLERIPGGSSGGAAACVAAGMAPLSIGTDTGGSIRQPAGLCGVTGLKPTYGRVSRYGLVAFASSLDQIGPLARSAEGAALLLDVIAGHDPHDSTSIPTPVPPYTETVRVPLEGLRLGLVREHFGPGLDGEVESAVREAIQVYESLGAKVVELSMPHGKYGVATYYIIAPSEASSNLARYDGVHYGYRTDEAAMIEELADERRELVLAGKHAEAEELDNPLVRMYRRSRAEGFGPEVKRRIM